In the genome of Xenopus laevis strain J_2021 chromosome 1S, Xenopus_laevis_v10.1, whole genome shotgun sequence, one region contains:
- the LOC108706666 gene encoding uncharacterized protein LOC108706666 — protein MFLNINHKTKKHSIIMIIFIIITGLFLHSTSAVKVQYLTLFKPKMTLQLGTRNIIPCSFHTKRLLNPLKVELEWGKIPVGKDKYVPLIRLKENKVSTPSPDLLDLYDLFVSEISRGNCSLVIRHTKTQDSGTYMVRLKVKGKLFEPVPSIKIRLMNLQTRTSQATSHNRGNDARNLKGKKEEPTATTTQITTTLPTTITYLNESDFISWYILPKLKGNETAVLIVVLVVGSILFAFSVLGVVGWVLYFKLRKKVPLGDVENPVETTPIAISNGKNKELTGKEAEKEKAPSEKAENEEESDGEEEVEEEEVEEEEVEEGEVGEEEVEEEEVEEEEVEEQ, from the exons CTGTTAAGGTGCAATATTTAACTCTGTTCAAACCCAAAATGACGCTGCAGCTCGGCACCAGGAATATAATACCCTGTTCATTCCACACAAAGCGTCTGCTCAACCCTCTCAAAGTAGAGCTTGAGTGGGGCAAAATCCCAGTGGGTAAGGACAAGTACGTCCCTCTAATACgcctaaaagaaaacaaagtgtCAACGCCCTCACCTGATCTACTGGATCTGTACGACCTTTTCGTGTCTGAGATTTCAAGAGGGAACTGTTCTTTGGTCATCCGCCACACCAAAACCCAAGACAGCGGCACATACATGGTCCGCCTGAAGGTCAAAGGAAAGCTGTTTGAGCCGGTTCCATCGATCAAAATCAGACTGATGAATCTGCAAACAA GGACATCACAGGCTACATCACATAATAGAGGGAATGATGCTAGAAAcctgaaaggaaagaaagaagagcCAACAGCAACCACTACTCAAATCACTACGACACTTCCAACGacaataacatatttaaatgaaagTGATTTTATCAGCTGGTACATCCTCCCTAAACTGAAAGGCAATGAGACTGCAGTCCTTATTGTAGTGCTGGTTGTTGGATCTATACTTTTTGCATTCTCTGTGCTGGGAGTCGTTGGATG GGTTCTTTATTTTAAACTTCGGAAGAAAGTGCCACTTGGTGATGTAGAAAACCCAGTAGAAACAACTCCAATAGCAATCTCTAATGG AAAGAACAAGGAATTAACTGGTAAGGAAGCTGAGAAAGAGAAAGCTCCTTCTGAGAAAGCAGAGAATGAAGAGGAATCAGATGGGGAGGAAGAAGTTGAGGAAGAAGAAGTGGAGGAAGAAGAAGTTGAGGAAGGAGAAGTGGGGGAAGAAGAAGTTGAGGAAGAGGAAGTTGAGGAAGAAGAAGTTGAGGAGCAGTAA